In the Octadecabacter sp. SW4 genome, one interval contains:
- a CDS encoding TRAP transporter large permease subunit, whose amino-acid sequence MLFGLDGVEIGLIIVFLCLFAGILSGFPVAFSIGGSAVISFAIVAALDSGGYLIHQAIDKSTPEYAALIAEGIKSETISVFRFPELPRLAQPVFVQGWEVALDRNVSFIVNRMNERVLAGQSIETLLAVLMFVMMGITLERSKIADDLLTTMSRVFGPLPGGLAVSVVVVGAFLAASTGIVGATVVTMGLLSLPTMLRNGYSPSLATGVIAASGTLGQIIPPSIVIVLLGTLAGDIYSAAQESRALAAGCTDALTYLGEPAVVSVGTLFQAALLPGILLAFLYAAYAFGYALFNPTHAPAVHVEGGQSSGVTRSEGLTWFVFAPVGLIVGVILMGNIGLVGSQSVLVDSYSDAGESASLRTNVGPDCAAAMIDLHGQEAWDAALAQQALIDEAGGVAEAQQLTQEERQVLVAEKVANAPLIGTGIAIATLLLALLLTTARGVMPAADPRPLLIGAGGIVLLLAVDMLLIGPLTSPGMTTILIAIPLLVVFYGLRDGVKRLAQNELLRVVFPPLVLIVAVLGSILGGITNPTPAAALGAGGAIMLAAYRKLKDQERSGNIILLGTGAVVVMLIVGVNFDMRLGQETVTVEDYIAYIVAFAAFLYACFAMAYALWVLLSGGVLSPVVRETAKVTSMVFTILIGSQMLNLVVISFGGEEYIQQFLRSFDNEWQVFFVVMLVLFVLGFVLDFLEIIYIVIPIVGPVIYGGTMDPKWVTIMIAVNLQTSFLTPPFGFALFYLRGVAPPEVTTGHIYKGVLPFVLIQVAGLALLTLFPGVVTIVPALIN is encoded by the coding sequence TCGTTTGCCATCGTGGCCGCGCTTGATAGCGGCGGTTACCTGATCCATCAGGCGATTGACAAAAGCACGCCGGAATACGCCGCGCTGATTGCCGAGGGGATAAAATCGGAAACCATATCGGTGTTCCGCTTCCCCGAGTTGCCAAGGCTGGCCCAACCCGTGTTCGTGCAGGGCTGGGAAGTAGCGCTGGATCGCAACGTCTCCTTTATCGTCAACCGCATGAACGAACGGGTGCTGGCGGGCCAGTCTATTGAAACGCTGCTGGCGGTGTTGATGTTCGTGATGATGGGGATCACGCTGGAACGCTCGAAGATCGCCGATGATCTACTGACCACGATGAGCCGGGTTTTTGGCCCGCTGCCCGGTGGTCTGGCCGTGTCGGTTGTTGTGGTGGGGGCCTTCCTTGCGGCCTCGACCGGGATCGTCGGGGCGACCGTGGTAACGATGGGCCTTTTGTCGCTGCCCACCATGTTGCGCAACGGCTATTCGCCGTCTTTGGCCACAGGTGTGATCGCCGCGTCGGGCACCCTGGGGCAAATCATTCCGCCGTCGATCGTGATCGTTCTATTGGGCACGCTGGCGGGGGACATTTATTCTGCCGCGCAAGAGTCCCGCGCGCTTGCCGCGGGCTGCACCGATGCGCTGACCTATCTGGGTGAACCGGCCGTCGTGTCGGTGGGCACGCTGTTTCAGGCGGCCCTGTTGCCCGGTATCTTGCTGGCCTTCCTTTATGCGGCCTATGCGTTCGGCTACGCGCTGTTCAATCCGACCCATGCACCGGCTGTGCACGTCGAGGGCGGCCAAAGCAGCGGCGTGACCCGCAGCGAGGGGCTGACATGGTTCGTGTTTGCGCCCGTCGGCTTGATCGTGGGTGTGATCCTGATGGGTAATATCGGCCTTGTCGGTTCGCAGTCGGTCCTGGTGGACAGCTATTCGGACGCCGGTGAAAGCGCGAGCCTGCGCACCAACGTGGGCCCCGACTGCGCCGCCGCTATGATCGACCTGCACGGTCAAGAGGCATGGGATGCCGCCTTGGCCCAACAGGCCCTGATCGACGAAGCAGGTGGCGTCGCAGAAGCCCAGCAGTTGACCCAAGAAGAACGTCAGGTGCTGGTCGCCGAAAAGGTCGCCAACGCCCCATTGATCGGCACCGGAATCGCGATTGCGACCCTGTTGCTGGCATTGCTGCTGACAACGGCGCGTGGGGTGATGCCTGCCGCTGATCCGCGTCCCTTGCTGATTGGCGCGGGCGGGATCGTGCTGTTGCTGGCGGTGGACATGCTGCTGATCGGGCCGCTGACATCGCCCGGCATGACGACAATCCTGATCGCCATCCCGCTTTTGGTGGTGTTCTACGGGCTGCGCGACGGGGTCAAACGGCTGGCGCAGAATGAACTGCTGCGCGTTGTGTTCCCGCCGTTGGTGTTGATCGTTGCGGTGCTGGGGTCGATCCTTGGCGGGATTACCAACCCGACACCGGCTGCCGCCCTTGGGGCGGGTGGCGCGATCATGCTCGCGGCCTATCGCAAGCTGAAAGATCAGGAAAGGTCCGGCAATATCATCCTTCTGGGCACGGGTGCTGTTGTGGTGATGCTGATCGTCGGGGTGAACTTCGACATGCGGCTGGGCCAGGAAACGGTCACAGTCGAAGACTACATCGCCTATATCGTCGCCTTTGCCGCGTTTCTTTACGCCTGTTTCGCGATGGCCTATGCGCTTTGGGTGCTGCTGTCGGGTGGGGTCTTGTCACCGGTGGTGCGCGAAACCGCCAAGGTAACCAGCATGGTCTTTACCATTCTGATCGGCTCGCAGATGCTGAACCTTGTGGTGATTTCCTTTGGCGGCGAAGAATATATCCAGCAGTTCCTGCGCAGTTTCGACAACGAATGGCAGGTATTCTTTGTGGTCATGCTGGTGCTGTTCGTGCTGGGCTTCGTGCTTGATTTCCTCGAGATCATCTACATCGTGATCCCGATTGTCGGTCCTGTCATTTATGGCGGCACCATGGACCCCAAATGGGTGACGATCATGATCGCCGTGAACCTGCAGACCAGCTTCCTGACGCCGCCCTTTGGTTTTGCGCTGTTCTACCTGCGCGGGGTCGCCCCGCCCGAGGTCACGACCGGCCACATCTACAAGGGCGTGCTGCCATTCGTGTTGATCCAGGTAGCCGGACTGGCCCTGCTGACCCTGTTCCCGGGTGTGGTGACGATCGTGCCGGCGCTGATCAACTAG